CGTGCCTCTCGCAATGCATTTTTCTGGAACATGACGCAATGACCCCTACCGCCGCCTCGCTCTTGCCCGAGATCGCCCCCCTGCCCGACGATGGCCTGGCCGTGCGCCTGCAGCACCGCATCGACCACAAGACCAAACCCCTCGGCGCGCTGGGCCGGCTGGAATCGCTGGCCGTGCGCATCGGCCGCATCCTGGGCACCGAGGCACCCGAGCTGCGCGAGCCGCAGATGCTGGTGTGCGCGGCCGACCACGGCATCGCGGCGCGCGGCGTGTCGGCATTCCCCAGCGAGGTGACGGCGCAGATGGTGGAGAACTTTCTCGCCGGTGGCGCGGCCGTGAGCGTGCTTGCGCGCCAGCACGGCCTGGCGCTCACGGTGGCCGACTGCGGCGTGGCCACGGCAGTGCCCCCGCGCGCGGCCGTGCCGGGCCGGCCCCGGCTGCTCAGCGACTGCCGCGTGGCGGCCGGCACGGCCGATGCGTCGGTGGGCCCTGCGATGGCGGCGGACCGATGCGCGCAAGCCGTGGCGAACGGCCGTGCCATCGTGCGGGCGCTGCCGGGCAATGCGCTGCTGCTGGGCGAGATGGGCATCGGCAACACCTCCGTGGCGAGCCTGCTGCTGGCGCGCCTGTGCGGCGTGGCGCTGGAGGACTGCACGGGCGCCGGCACGGGCCTGGACGCCGAGGGCATCGCG
The DNA window shown above is from Acidovorax sp. NCPPB 4044 and carries:
- the cobT gene encoding nicotinate-nucleotide--dimethylbenzimidazole phosphoribosyltransferase, which gives rise to MTPTAASLLPEIAPLPDDGLAVRLQHRIDHKTKPLGALGRLESLAVRIGRILGTEAPELREPQMLVCAADHGIAARGVSAFPSEVTAQMVENFLAGGAAVSVLARQHGLALTVADCGVATAVPPRAAVPGRPRLLSDCRVAAGTADASVGPAMAADRCAQAVANGRAIVRALPGNALLLGEMGIGNTSVASLLLARLCGVALEDCTGAGTGLDAEGIARKRAVLRQALEANAGATAPLDALAALGGLEVATLVGAVLQAAAERRVVVVDGFITSAAVLVASRLAPAVLERCVFSHRSGEPGHALMLGALGAEPLLDLGLRLGEGSGAALAWPLLTSACAILREMASFEEAGVAQKAG